One genomic window of Oncorhynchus kisutch isolate 150728-3 linkage group LG24, Okis_V2, whole genome shotgun sequence includes the following:
- the LOC109869184 gene encoding protein bicaudal D homolog 2 isoform X1, giving the protein MLEVEESGPMGAEGDEEMELCGGDLRVEVMRLNLELQEANEEKLQAARYGLVVLEESAELKKKHTQLEEEHETLKHELQQLKEALSDSVTCHKRATAYGETREECLLEETASKEAAMATSMAELQAELRQARLALGNAHAEIDRQAGLSSQLKKECECSELEKGHMRNEMKEYKVRELRQLQDNSELEEENTCLQKQVSVLKENQVEFEAVKLELTHKEEQDDVLRAQLEEAAQLREIAERQLDEALEALKEEREQKNTLRRELSALALNPFDSVTHLEMQLDDSGDSGGDREQEKDSGCNDGPGSGCAPPNPKANGHVQRFSTPRNSDVFLRPAPGLVSDLLSELHLSDGQKLKQQLMQAERDKTGLANTVQDLQRQLELSQQAFSEQEDKVGSLTQQLEAVQLQKHILPQGKAAGDQGAGSTRTLENRLADYDYELDVKSTEVLEARMKVAGEELLKLREELSQAGKRYSALEQRCRQEKERWRGEAHELAEKIRQCIKSSRQDQERISELEKEIGVTRKVATDSEGHLSVAQEELLAFSEELANLYHHICVCNNLTPKRVTLDYYRDGARGQSGGSGGKSNHLHPHPHHGRNKRRSNELFAKAVHGGDGDSRPGTPQDSRDNSPTPVCPSSPTMDFRDPSNVRNLVAVIRCQIKHLQVAVDLCRQRGTLPYSGGISCGGELESEALMEEVLKLKSLLSTKREQIATLRTVLKANKQTAELALSNLKTKYETEKSMVSETMVKLRNELKALKEDAATFSSLRVMFTSRCDQYVTQLDEMQRQLAVAEDEKKTLNSLLRMAIQQKLALTQRLEDLEAPLSPHGLGSSPRRARAKELGTKTGRSPRRNSPRSSPVLTNNVPSTATHHLRALTRSIHTSPR; this is encoded by the exons ATGCTGGAGGTAGAGGAGTCAGGCCCAATGGGGGctgagggagatgaggagatggagCTGTGTGGCGGTGACCTGAGAGTGGAGGTGATGAGGCTGAATTTGGAGCTCCAGGAGGCCAACGAGGAGAAACTGCAGGCGGCCCGGTATGGCCTGGTGGTGCTAGAGGAGAGCGCCGAACTGAAGAAGAAGCACACCCAGCTGGAGGAGGAGCACGAGACTCTCAAACATGAGCTGCAGCAGCTAAAAGAG GCTCTGTCAGACTCGGTGACCTGCCACAAGCGTGCAACAGCATATGGGGAGACCCGTGAGGAGTGCCTGTTGGAGGAGACTGCCAGCAAGGAGGCTGCCATGGCAACCAGCATGGCTGAGTTGCAGGCCGAGTTACGGCAGGCGCGCCTCGCTCTGGGCAACGCTCACGCTGAGATAGACCGACAGGCCGGCCTCTCCTCCCAGCTGAAGAAG GAGTGTGAGTGTTCAGAGCTGGAGAAGGGCCACATGAGGAATGAGATGAAGGAGTATAAGGTGCGGGAGCTCCGTCAGCTCCAGGACAACAgtgagctggaggaggagaacacctgtctGCAGAAACAGGTGTCTGTACTCAAGGAGAACCAG GTGGAGTTCGAGGCGGTGAAGCTGGAGCTCACCCACAAGGAGGAGCAAGACGACGTTCTCCGGGCCCAGCTGGAGGAGGCGGCGCAGCTAAGGGAGATCGCCGAGCGTCAGCTGGACGAGGCCCTGGAGGCCCTCAAGGAGGAGCGGGAGCAGAAGAACACCCTGAGGAGGGAGCTCTCGGCCCTAGCCCTCAACCCCTTCGACTCGGTCACACACCTGGAGATGCAGCTGGATGACAGTGGGGACAGCGGAGGGGACCGGGAGCAAGAAAAGGATAGCGGTTGCAACGACGGCCCGGGGTCTGGTTGCGCTCCTCCTAACCCCAAGGCTAATGGGCACGTCCAGCGCTTCTCCACCCCCAGGAACAGTGATGTGTTCCTGAGGCCTGCCCCTGGCCTGGTGTCTGACCTGCTCAGCGAGTTGCACCTCTCTGACGGACAgaaactcaaacagcaactcatgCAG GCTGAGAGGGATAAGACTGGTCTGGCTAACACGGTCCAGGACCTCCAGAGGCAGTTGGAGCTGTCCCAGCAGGCCTTCAGTGAGCAGGAAGACAAGGTGGGCTCTCTGACCCAGCAGCTGGAGGCTGTGCAGCTGCAGAAACACATCCTGCCACAGGGGAAGGCAGCGGGAGACCAGGGGGCCGGGAGCACCAGGACCCTGGAGAACAGGTTGGCTGACTACGACTATGAGCTGGACGTGAAGAGCACAGAGGTGCTGGAGGCCCGGATGAAGGTGGCCGGCGAGGAGCTGCTGAAGCTGCGTGAGGAGCTGTCCCAGGCGGGGAAACGTTACTCGGCCCTGGAGCAGCGCTGCCGGCAGGAGAAGGAGCGGTGGAGGGGAGAGGCCCATGAGCTGGCTGAGAAGATCCGCCAGTGCATCAAGTCCAGCCGGCAGGACCAGGAGCGCATCAGCGAGCTGGAGAAGGAGATCGGCGTGACGAGGAAAGTGGCTACTGATTCTGAGGGTCATCTCAGCGTGGCACAGGAGGAGCTGCTGGCCTTCTCTGAGGAGCTGGCCAACCTCTACCACCATATCTGTGTGTGCAACAACCTCACGCCCAAACGCGTCACCCTGGACTACTACCGCGACGGGGCCAGGGGCCAGTcaggggggagtggagggaagtCCAACCACCTGCACCCCCATCCCCATCACGGACGTAACAAGCGACGCTCCAATGAGTTGTTTGCGAAGGCAGTGCACGGAGGGGATGGAGACAGCAGGCCTGGTACTCCCCAGGATTCCCGTGACAACTCCCCCACCCCAGTCTGCCCCAGCTCCCCCACCATGGACTTCAGGGACCCCTCCAACGTCCGCAACCTGGTGGCTGTCATCCGCTGCCAGATCAAACACCTCCAG GTTGCGGTGGATTTGTGTCGCCAGAGGGGCACGTTGCCCTATTCGGGAGGGATCAGCTGCGGAGGGGAGCTGGAAAGCGAGGCCCTCATGGAGGAGGTGCTGAAGCTCAAGTCTCTACTCAGCACCAAGAGAGAGCAGATCGCCACTCTGAGGACGGTCCTCAAAGCTAACAAACAG ACGGCAGAGTTGGCTCTGAGCAACCTGAAGACCAAGTACGAGACGGAGAAGAGCATGGTGTCTGAGACCATGGTGAAGCTGAGGAACGAGCTTAAGGCCCTGAAGGAGGACGCTGCCACCTTCTCTTCACTGAGGGTCATGTTCACCAGCAG GTGTGACCAGTATGTCACCCAGCTGGACGAGATGCAGAGGCAGCTAGCGGTGGCGGAGGATGAGAAGAAGACCCTGAACTCCCTGCTCCGCATGGCCATCCAGCAGAAGCTGGCCCTGACCCAGCGCCTGGAGGACCTGGAGGCCCCTCTGTCCCCCCACGGCCTCGGCAGCAGCCCCCGCCGCGCCAGGGCTAAGGAGCTAGGCACCAAGACGGGCCGGAGCCCCCGCCGCAACAGCCCCCGCTCCAGCCCGGTGCTCACCAACAATGTGCCCAGCACCGCCACCCATCACCTCCGAGCCCTCACCCGCAGCATCCACACCAGCCCT CGGTGA
- the LOC109869184 gene encoding protein bicaudal D homolog 2 isoform X2 yields the protein MLEVEESGPMGAEGDEEMELCGGDLRVEVMRLNLELQEANEEKLQAARYGLVVLEESAELKKKHTQLEEEHETLKHELQQLKEALSDSVTCHKRATAYGETREECLLEETASKEAAMATSMAELQAELRQARLALGNAHAEIDRQAGLSSQLKKECECSELEKGHMRNEMKEYKVRELRQLQDNSELEEENTCLQKQVSVLKENQVEFEAVKLELTHKEEQDDVLRAQLEEAAQLREIAERQLDEALEALKEEREQKNTLRRELSALALNPFDSVTHLEMQLDDSGDSGGDREQEKDSGCNDGPGSGCAPPNPKANGHVQRFSTPRNSDVFLRPAPGLVSDLLSELHLSDGQKLKQQLMQAERDKTGLANTVQDLQRQLELSQQAFSEQEDKVGSLTQQLEAVQLQKHILPQGKAAGDQGAGSTRTLENRLADYDYELDVKSTEVLEARMKVAGEELLKLREELSQAGKRYSALEQRCRQEKERWRGEAHELAEKIRQCIKSSRQDQERISELEKEIGVTRKVATDSEGHLSVAQEELLAFSEELANLYHHICVCNNLTPKRVTLDYYRDGARGQSGGSGGKSNHLHPHPHHGRNKRRSNELFAKAVHGGDGDSRPGTPQDSRDNSPTPVCPSSPTMDFRDPSNVRNLVAVIRCQIKHLQVAVDLCRQRGTLPYSGGISCGGELESEALMEEVLKLKSLLSTKREQIATLRTVLKANKQTAELALSNLKTKYETEKSMVSETMVKLRNELKALKEDAATFSSLRVMFTSSGETSQPS from the exons ATGCTGGAGGTAGAGGAGTCAGGCCCAATGGGGGctgagggagatgaggagatggagCTGTGTGGCGGTGACCTGAGAGTGGAGGTGATGAGGCTGAATTTGGAGCTCCAGGAGGCCAACGAGGAGAAACTGCAGGCGGCCCGGTATGGCCTGGTGGTGCTAGAGGAGAGCGCCGAACTGAAGAAGAAGCACACCCAGCTGGAGGAGGAGCACGAGACTCTCAAACATGAGCTGCAGCAGCTAAAAGAG GCTCTGTCAGACTCGGTGACCTGCCACAAGCGTGCAACAGCATATGGGGAGACCCGTGAGGAGTGCCTGTTGGAGGAGACTGCCAGCAAGGAGGCTGCCATGGCAACCAGCATGGCTGAGTTGCAGGCCGAGTTACGGCAGGCGCGCCTCGCTCTGGGCAACGCTCACGCTGAGATAGACCGACAGGCCGGCCTCTCCTCCCAGCTGAAGAAG GAGTGTGAGTGTTCAGAGCTGGAGAAGGGCCACATGAGGAATGAGATGAAGGAGTATAAGGTGCGGGAGCTCCGTCAGCTCCAGGACAACAgtgagctggaggaggagaacacctgtctGCAGAAACAGGTGTCTGTACTCAAGGAGAACCAG GTGGAGTTCGAGGCGGTGAAGCTGGAGCTCACCCACAAGGAGGAGCAAGACGACGTTCTCCGGGCCCAGCTGGAGGAGGCGGCGCAGCTAAGGGAGATCGCCGAGCGTCAGCTGGACGAGGCCCTGGAGGCCCTCAAGGAGGAGCGGGAGCAGAAGAACACCCTGAGGAGGGAGCTCTCGGCCCTAGCCCTCAACCCCTTCGACTCGGTCACACACCTGGAGATGCAGCTGGATGACAGTGGGGACAGCGGAGGGGACCGGGAGCAAGAAAAGGATAGCGGTTGCAACGACGGCCCGGGGTCTGGTTGCGCTCCTCCTAACCCCAAGGCTAATGGGCACGTCCAGCGCTTCTCCACCCCCAGGAACAGTGATGTGTTCCTGAGGCCTGCCCCTGGCCTGGTGTCTGACCTGCTCAGCGAGTTGCACCTCTCTGACGGACAgaaactcaaacagcaactcatgCAG GCTGAGAGGGATAAGACTGGTCTGGCTAACACGGTCCAGGACCTCCAGAGGCAGTTGGAGCTGTCCCAGCAGGCCTTCAGTGAGCAGGAAGACAAGGTGGGCTCTCTGACCCAGCAGCTGGAGGCTGTGCAGCTGCAGAAACACATCCTGCCACAGGGGAAGGCAGCGGGAGACCAGGGGGCCGGGAGCACCAGGACCCTGGAGAACAGGTTGGCTGACTACGACTATGAGCTGGACGTGAAGAGCACAGAGGTGCTGGAGGCCCGGATGAAGGTGGCCGGCGAGGAGCTGCTGAAGCTGCGTGAGGAGCTGTCCCAGGCGGGGAAACGTTACTCGGCCCTGGAGCAGCGCTGCCGGCAGGAGAAGGAGCGGTGGAGGGGAGAGGCCCATGAGCTGGCTGAGAAGATCCGCCAGTGCATCAAGTCCAGCCGGCAGGACCAGGAGCGCATCAGCGAGCTGGAGAAGGAGATCGGCGTGACGAGGAAAGTGGCTACTGATTCTGAGGGTCATCTCAGCGTGGCACAGGAGGAGCTGCTGGCCTTCTCTGAGGAGCTGGCCAACCTCTACCACCATATCTGTGTGTGCAACAACCTCACGCCCAAACGCGTCACCCTGGACTACTACCGCGACGGGGCCAGGGGCCAGTcaggggggagtggagggaagtCCAACCACCTGCACCCCCATCCCCATCACGGACGTAACAAGCGACGCTCCAATGAGTTGTTTGCGAAGGCAGTGCACGGAGGGGATGGAGACAGCAGGCCTGGTACTCCCCAGGATTCCCGTGACAACTCCCCCACCCCAGTCTGCCCCAGCTCCCCCACCATGGACTTCAGGGACCCCTCCAACGTCCGCAACCTGGTGGCTGTCATCCGCTGCCAGATCAAACACCTCCAG GTTGCGGTGGATTTGTGTCGCCAGAGGGGCACGTTGCCCTATTCGGGAGGGATCAGCTGCGGAGGGGAGCTGGAAAGCGAGGCCCTCATGGAGGAGGTGCTGAAGCTCAAGTCTCTACTCAGCACCAAGAGAGAGCAGATCGCCACTCTGAGGACGGTCCTCAAAGCTAACAAACAG ACGGCAGAGTTGGCTCTGAGCAACCTGAAGACCAAGTACGAGACGGAGAAGAGCATGGTGTCTGAGACCATGGTGAAGCTGAGGAACGAGCTTAAGGCCCTGAAGGAGGACGCTGCCACCTTCTCTTCACTGAGGGTCATGTTCACCAGCAG CGGTGAAACCAGTCAGCCATCCTGA